AGCAGAGGGGTTTCGGGGCAGCAGTAAACCAGAGGTGGCTCCTTGAGtttctgctgcctccagctcagACTGGAGCATGACTGGGGCAGCTGTTCGTTCCTGTGTTAGCTGTGTCTGTTAGATAGAATACTCCAGCTTTTCAGCTGGATTCAAGTGAGAGCTAAGATGAGAAAAGCTTGGTAACTTGCAGTGTTTGAGAAATTACTGTAACACATGAAGTATTGAAGTATTTCACTTCAACACAAATTTGAAGTGTTCTCAGTTGTCTTTACTAATGACTACTGAGGTTTGCaagtctgctttttttttccttccagcacATGCAACAAATTGAGCTTTGTATTACTTGTTCTTCAATCACAAAGAATGTTTATTGTGATCtgattaaaattttgaaaatttggTTATTTGAATtgctatatttttaattttgtggtAAAGTATTAGCATAAGAGGGattcttttcagttttttctctAAGGTCAGTGTTACTTAATTGCAGACTGTGGTATTAAGCATTATAGCTGAAGAATGGAGTGTCATTCTGTGGAAGCATAAAGCCTTTGAgccatttttctggttttggagAACTTTAGTATTAAAGTATGTGTTTGAGAAGTCCCAGCTGAATGCCTCATGTAATGTGTCCAGCTGTGACTGTTCAAAATTTTCAGTTGAGCTCTTGAGAGTAACATGCTTTGTGTTGGCTTGGATTtaggatttggtttttttgtccCCCTAGGGAAGAACAGTTATTATTGAACAAAGCTGGGGAAGTCCCAAAGTGACAAAAGATGGTGTGACAGTAGCAAAGGCAATTGACTTGAAAGACAAATACAAAAACATCGGAGCCAAGTTAGTTCAAGATGTTGCCAACAATACCAACGAAGAAGCAGGAGATGGTACCACTACTGCAACAGTCCTTGCACGAGCTATTGCCAAGGAAGGCTTTGAGAAGATCAGCAAAGGAGCCAATCCAGTAGAAATCAGGAGGGGTAActtttttctgttgtatttAATATTTGATCATTGTCTTTTATCTTTCATAGCCTAAATTTGacttgttttctgtttgaagAGTCACCATAAAGGGTTATATGATGTTTAGAGAATAcaattgttttttttaactgtggACTCTGAACAATCATTAATTTGTCTAATCATTGTACTATTTTACATGCAGTCAACATATTTGATTTGTTGTAAGTGAACTCCAGTTAAAGCCATTTCTGCATAATAGCCATGCAAACAAATCTGTTTCAAATTTCAATTGTGACAGTGTCTCATGCCAATTTCAAAAAACCCATCACTGCATACACAAATGACAGTATGGAACAAGAACTATTTGGTTTTGAACATGCAAACAATGCATTTTTGCAGTGTGGACTCTGGTTTAAAAGGAAACCTGTTTGTTTCCTTGGGTGGGTGCTTGGTGTGTGTTTTCTGTGCTCTGTACCTTGCTTTGTTCACTCACAAATGCCCTGTTCATCCTCAGGGGTGATGCTGGCAGTGGATGCCATCACAGCTGAACTGAAGAAGCTGTCGAAACCTGTTACAACTCCAGAAGAAATTGCACaggtaaggaaaaacacacaatAAAATGTAACCCAAATTTAGGCAGCTGTTTCTCAGAAAAAGTTTTGTGAAGTTAGGTTATGTATCTTGACACTGGGTACTTTTCTTTATTCATCAGAAATAGTCTTCAATTGCACTGCTAGAAGTTAGTTCAGAAGTGGGcagattttttcatttttcaagctTCCAAAGTATGACTGTAAAACATAAATGCATGTACTTGGGAAGAATGGATGGGAGCAAAGCTCTCTTGTGAATGGAAGTGATGGCAGAGTACTGAGGGTGTGGCAGATCTGCTGTGAGAAATCAGGTTCAGGTGTGTTGGTGGTCCTGGGTTATTTGTCCCTGTGCCTGGAGTTGGCCTGGGTGTGAGCCCAGTGCAGGGAAtctggctctgtgctgcagctgcccaggggCTTGAGCCCTTCTGACAGAGTTCCTGGCTCCTGCTTGAGTGTGCTGCACTCCACTGCCCTGCCTTATCAGAAATGTCAGCATTGCACATggttattctgatttttttttttatcatgaGGAAGCACCTTGCATTGGAAAAGAAGATTAAATGTCTTATTCTTTCAGGTTGCCACAATATCAGCAAATGGAGATCAGGAAATTGGCAATATAATCTCTGATGCAATGAAAAAAGTTGGACGAAAGGGTGTGATCACTGTCAAGGTAAGAACTGGCCAAGTGACTGTCTCTTCTCCTGTTAGGGCTGGCTTTTGTCACatgagatgctgctgctgcagctcacatTCCATAATTCCTAAGATAATTCCTCCCCAGCTCCTTTAGATGAGAGTTTGATCACTGTTCCCTCTTACATTCTTCCTGTTTTGGAGAGAAGCACATGAACTGATGTGGGATCCAGAGCCTTTCAGTCTGTTGTGCACAATATGCTAAAACTGTACTTGTGCTTTTGGTAGCAAATGGGAGATTTTAATGCAGACTTTCTTGCATCTAAACAGGATGGAAAAACTCTAAACGATGAACTGGAAATCATTGAGGGTATGAAATTTGACAGAGGCTACATCTCTCCATATTTTATTAACACAACTAAAGGTGAGTTAACAATAAGTCATGTCAAACACCTTCCAGTGGCTTGTGTCAGCCAGAAATAATGGCACCTGTTCAAGGCTTTACAGTCCCTTATGCTGTGCACCACAGCAAATAAAGCAGGACGTCCTTCCCCATCAAAAAACTTGAACTTAGTAAAAGCTTGGTGTGTTGgggattccttttttttctctgcaaagtGTTCCTGTGAACATCAGGCTGGCCTTGCAACACAGCAGAACAATGGAGAATTGAGAGTAGAGTCTTGAAGAAAAcaagttgtctttttttttttaatgcagttggAAAGTGTAATCATTGTTCCAAAGCACCTGCTTAAGTTAAAAGAATGCTTGATATGTTTTTGTTATGGAATTGTTCAGATAATGCATTGTTGTTTCTGCAGGGCAGAAATGTGAATTCCAGGACGCTTATGTTTTaatcagtgaaaagaaaatctCTAGTGTACAGTCCATAGTTCCAGCTCTTGAAATTGCAAATGCCAACCGCAAACCTTTGGTCATCATTGCTGAAGATGTTGATGGAGAAGCCCTCAGCACTCTAGTCTTAAACAGGTGAGaattaaaatccatttttttttttctgtggtgtaGGGCTGCTTGTTCTCTTATCTGTGCCAAAGAAACAGCAGCTTCTGACACCGCCATGCTTTGTGTCAGCTCAGGCAGAGCTTCAGTTGTGTCCTAACTACCTTTTTGAGAAAAATCACCTCCGTTTGTGATGGTCTCTTTGTTTGCTTGAATGCTAGAGCTGCACTGAAATAATTTGGCTTAGTAATTAGACTCATTCTCCGAATTTTTGCCTTTAGACTGAAGGTTGGCCTTCAGGTTGTTGCTGTAAAAGCACCAGGTTTTGGTGACAACAGGAAAAACCAACTGAAGGACATGGCGATTGCTACTGGTGGTGCTGTAAGTAACAATGTTAAGTGGCTTTCTGCTCCAAGGAATGTTAATGCTTTTTAAGGAGGAAAATACTGTGCATTTTTAGGTCCTTGGCTTGTGTTTGCTAGGTTACAGGCtgtattctttcttttaaaaatgtaacagTAACTGATGTTTGAAACttcctgttttttaaaatgcagacaCTGATAATTGCTGTGTAATGCAATCCTGCCCAACCATATGTCCTTGTAACTGACTGAAGTCACATGAGATTTCCTTGCAGGATTTAGGTTTTTAAGGGGAAGGAGGAACTCCAAGGCAATTATTGCTTCTATAAACAATTGCCTGGACTCAGATGTGGCATTTAAAATGTTTGGAATTGACTGAATGAATTTTCTTGCTACTAAATTTTGCATATAGTTGATGCACTGATTAATGTCCCTTTATGCTGCCCTTTTTTAATAAGCACTTCAGAATCATAGCATGATATTGGGAGCCAGAGAAGGCTGTTGAAATAAACCTTCATGTTTAAGGTAATAGCAGCACAAAGTAACCAACCAGCAAACTGTTCTTAAGTCAGTGACATGTCAATATCTGTAACTTCTCAAAATACAAGGAGGTGACCTGTGACAGGACTGAAGAAAACACCATGAaactgtgtcaggggaggtttaggttggatatcaggaagagGTTCATCACCCAGAGGGTGGAACTGCAGTAATGTGGTTATTTTGACCATAAGCCTGCTGTATGTGTTCATGTACTTGTAGATAAAAAAACCTGAGATGTGGGGAACCTGCGAATTCCAGCTTTTCACATAATTTCTTTCAGGTGTTTGGAGAAGAAGGTTTGAACCTAAATGTGGAAGATATTCAGCCTCATGACTTTGGTAAAGTTGGAGAGGTCATTGTGACAAAAGATGACACCATGCTCCTTAAGGGGAAGGGTGAAAAGGCACAGATTGAAAAACGCATTCAAGAAATAATCGAACAGCTAGAGGTTACCACCAGTGAATACGAAAAAGAGAAACTGAATGAGCGACTGGCCAAACTCTCTGATGGTGTAGCAGTATTGAAGGTATTAAGAACTTGGTAAAATCATGATGAACTAAAGCTTAGGCTTTTTGAGTGCTGAGGTACAGAAGACTTGCCAATGTGGGAGAGGGTGGGTTGGCTTTCTGGCACTTCTTAGGCATTGGCTGCTTAATTTGGTGACAGCAGTGCTGTCCCACCTGGGCTCCTTGTGCCGACCTTGATGTGTGGCTTGCTGCTGCAGGTGGGTGGAACAAGCGATGTTGAGGTGAACGAGAAGAAGGACAGGGTCACTGACGCCCTGAACGCCACCCGTGCGGCTGTGGAGGAAGGCATCGTCCCAGGTggtggctgtgccctgctgcgCTGCATCCCAGCCTTAGATGCCTTAACTCCAGCCAATGAGGATCAGAAAATTGGTAAGCAAATGACTTGAAGATGTGTGTGGAAGTGATACAAGCACACTTTCTCCTGTCCTGAGGCTTTATCAGGTGGCTTTCAGTGAGTTTTTAGTTACGTTACCTTAGGAACACTGCATTTCTTTGGTGGGGTGGTCTCTGCTTTTGAGTGGGAAGAAGCTTTTTCACTGCATCGCTGACTGGCCGGTGTAAGACCCGGTAACAGTAAAGCAGCAGTATCCCAGCAGAGAGTGCCAAATGTTTAGAGTTGGGAGCTGGCTGTTAAAAGTCGTGGCAGACAGACAAAATCTAATGCTCAAGAGACTGTGTGGCAAATCAAATGGAAAAAGGCTTTGTGTCATGTTACACATAAATCTAAAGAGTAATAATACTTACTATTCTTTTTTGTGGAAGTAAACTAAAATATGCATGAATATCCTTCAGAGACATCATTTGTCGGCAAGTGTCAAGTAGCAGAGAACCTTTCCTCCTGGAACTGACAAAAATAACTTACGTTCTTGCTTGGAGGGTTTTCTCTTTGTATTGATCTCCAGCACTAGGGCATTCCTTGGCAGTGGGAGTGGTGTTTGTACACGGAGCTCCAACTATCCTTTTTCTTGCAGGCATTGAAATAATCAAGAGAACACTGAGAATCCCAGCAATGACTATTGCAAAGAATGCTGGTGTTGAAGGATCGTTGATAGTTGAAAAAATCCTGCAGAGCCCATCAGAAGTTGGCTATGATGCAATGCTTGGGGACTTTGTAAATATGGTAGAAAAAGGAATCATAGACCCAACTAAGGTAACCTACAGGTCTTAATTCTCAGCTTTGCTTCCTCCCATCTCCTGTGATGGTCAGCAGGTCTTAAGTagtttcttgtttatttttaggtTGTGAGAACTGCTCTGATGGATGCTGCAGGTGTTGCATCTCTCCTATCAACAGCAGAAGCAGTGGTGACTGAAGTTCCTAAAGAAGAAAAGGAGCCAGCAATGGGAGGAATGGGTGGGATGGGTGGAGGAATGGGAGGTGGCATGTTCTAATTCCTGGGTAGGGATACATCATGAGCTGTGCTGTTGAAGACTGACAGTTCTGACTTTAAAAACTTGAGCTATCAGTGTGAGAGGATGGATAGTGACTGAAGTGAGGCTGGTGTTGAAAAGAATCACTGTAACCATCAGTTACCGGATTTCATTTAACACACGTGTAATTGTTTACAGTCATTGTCCATGCCTacagataatttattttgtattttttgaaTAAAGACATTTGTACATTCCTGATAACTGGGTGCAAGATCCATCTACCAAGGTCCTGATTTGAACTTAATTAAGGCACTTGATATTCTATTTCAGAATTTCTTGGTGCTTGCCAGTACTAGGAAGAACTTGGAAGCCACTGTGCGTGAGACTAGACAATTGTGTACAAAGTAGGCAAATAGAGTTATGTGACCTTTATGTAATAAACTGCTCAAAAGTTACAAAATGCATCACCTTCTTCATCTGCACACAAAGCGATAGTTCTGGGAGAGCCTGGATAGCCTGCTGCTTGTAAGATTTAGTAGAAATTGACACTTATGCTTGAAAAAATGACAGGGCATTTCACTCCGAGAAACATTCCTTTGTCTAGAATGTTTCTCAGAAATGCAAGTGCTTTAATTCTGGTAAGAAGTATCTAAGCTGAACTGCACTACAGTTCTTTGAAATATTAAACAATGCTCTGAAAACAAGGCACGTGCACTGACTTTATTTTGCCCTGTCTGGTGGTTTCACGTGCTGGAACAGGCCCAGCGTACCTTtcacagtcccaggggaagtgAAGTGCCCCGAGGGTATCAAACAGGTGAGTCTGCTAAGAAAGGGTTCTGGGAATTTTAGATAGTTCCTTTGCTCAGGAGTAGGGTGTGATTACCTCCTCACCTTGAGCCTTCCATTCTTACCTTCTTCCTTTCTGATAAGGGGTGCAGGATTTAGTTATTTTGCACTAGAAATGTTGCTTTATGTCTTTCTGTGTTCTTTGACCTGACACCACCACTAACATTGTGCAGTCTTTTCTGCTTTCCAGCCTGCAGAACAATGGTGTTCCCAAACTTGTGTATGTTTATATCTGATTACCTCAACAATCAAAACTGCTTTACAACTTCTCAGTTCTGTACAAATGACCTTAATCCACCTGTTGCTTTCCCCAGCTTCCTGCCCTTAATAAGAACTATTCTTCCACTTATGGGATGTGTGACATTCTAGTTTTAAGTAAAATGATCTGAAACTGTTTCAGGGTTGTCTTTATTTTGAAACATACCTTTCTATGTTATTTAATATGCTGTTTAGTAACCATATGGATTATATATGCTGCAGAGAAAGGATCAGCTTTAGCACCTGGCCTGAAGCTTCACCTAATTTCAGTAAGGCAATTTGGTAATGCAAGACAGCATAAAGTAAGGATTTAGAATCTGTTTAAACCTATTCATTTGGTTTCTTCAGAGACTGGGAAGGGAATATTTCAGCAATAGAAGTACTGAACTTGTATTTAATCAGGATGATATTATCACAGTGGGAGTATGGTACTGAAAAACCTCAAAGATTGAAGTTTTAGTGCTTTCTTATATGATTTATGATGACAGCTGGCCTTGGCTGTGCTTGTCTGCAGGAAGTGCAGGGTCTCTTGTTACCGGCTTCCAGGAAGGACAGCACGGGTACCTGGTTCTCAGAGGTAACACTTGCTTTACAGTGTTGTGTTTGCATTAGGTGAGATGGAGGTAACCAAAGTGCAGCATGTACCAGGGAAGGAGTGGCAAGGAGCAAGGTCAGCCTGCCAAATGTACTACAAATTCCAGGCTGGGAACCACTGGCTGTAGCTGAGTGCTGCACTCAGATTACAGTACTCCTTAGGCATTTCACCCCTGAAAACGAGGGAAGTTCTAGAGCAGTTGCTGGTCACTCTAGGAGCAACTGGAGATCCCTGACTTACCTTTGCCATTCATTTGAATTCAAAGCACCACTCCTCAATGGTTGTCAAACTGCCATTTCCTAGGAAGCCAGTATGTCAGTTGGCCTCTGCTTGGGCAGAGCTGGCTGAGTTGATGCTCTGAAGTTACATTCCCACTAAGCTGAGTTAATAAGTTACAGTGCTGAAAATCCCCAGGAGCCTGGCTAAGGCAGAGCTTGGGCTGTGATTCCAGGAGCCGTTTGGCATTAAACAGCAGCGGAGATAGCCTGGGTTACGGGAGCTGCCAGGTGTCTGTTACTGATAAGGCTTTAAGCTGCACTTGATTGCAGCTTCTGAACATTCTGTGTCTGTCTGAGCAGGTGTGTTTGGCACAGTGTAAGATCACACCCAAGCTCAGATAAGAAATAGATGCCCCAAAGGAGGAGCACGGCACTTTGTACAAATGAAGTGTACAAGCAAGTTTATAGCTGAGGTTGTTACAGGTTTCCTTTACGTCTGATGAACTTCATGCAGCATCAGCTCCCGAGGGATGCTGGTTTCTGGGCCGTGGAGTTTGGATGCTCTTCTTTCAAAGGCAGCAACCATCTGCTTTACAACTTCATCAAAAAATAGTGTAGCAAGTTTTGAGTGTAGAAGTGAACGAAATTCAAAAGAAATctgtttaagaaaataaaagaattatttttcctaTATATACTGTTGTAAAATGCTGTAACAAATAGATAATTCTATTAAAGAATCTCCAGTGAAGGCTGCAGGTAAGTTGTAGAACAGTTAAAACTGAGGAATAGGTGAATGTGGCTGAGAAGGAAACCCATTTTCCTTGGTCTAAGGATTGTACTTCTGGGCTTTTCCATTAAGAGAAAAGCCATTCAGTTCTCTGAAGTAAAGTAAACCTAACCTGtcttttctttaataaatgGTTCATTACAAAAGAGGTTTGGGGGAATGAAAAACTACTGACAAACAATAACTGTTATTTTGTGCACAGAATTCACTTGAACGACAAAAGTTGTCTGAAGAAAATCCTGCATGGCAAGAGAGCAGACTAACAGGTAAGCTGGAGCATGCCCAAGAAACTTAAAAGCAACTTGAAATAGTTACCTATTAAATACCAATATTTTAGATCAGTCTTTCCTTGTTGGTGGCAGTAGTTATGGTAGGTTCAAATAAGCAGTTTAATGACTAAAATTACATATTTGGTTTGTGTGTCACATCTCCCACCTGAGCAGCTCCCACTCCTGACCTGACACCAGCAGTCAATGAAAAGGATTGAGAGTTAAATCATTTTTGTTATTCCCAAAAAATCAGCAGATTGAATGTCACAAGGAGCAAATACAGCTTCTCCCCAGTTCCTTATGAGCAATGCATGTTAactgcaaagcagcagcacagaagtaaTTAAACAGCTTAGCCCACGAGCCAAGCGTAGCTTCATTTACATTTGCTTGACCTCAAGCATCAATAAAATTAACGTGCCTCTTGCAAGTCTGAGAGCTGTCATTTAGGGCGTGCAGAGTTCTGCACAGTGGGGATGTTGAGTCTGGCATCATGTTCAGCAATTATGTCAATCTTAAGGTATGGTATACATTAATGAAGTTTGCAGGTGGTAAAAATGGTGGTGTGCTTCAGTCTgtgaacaaaataatttcagaggTGAAGCCAAAG
This is a stretch of genomic DNA from Anomalospiza imberbis isolate Cuckoo-Finch-1a 21T00152 chromosome 7, ASM3175350v1, whole genome shotgun sequence. It encodes these proteins:
- the HSPD1 gene encoding 60 kDa heat shock protein, mitochondrial, producing MLRLSTVLRQIRPVSRSLAPHLTRAYAKDVKFGADARALMLQGVDLLADAVAVTMGPKGRTVIIEQSWGSPKVTKDGVTVAKAIDLKDKYKNIGAKLVQDVANNTNEEAGDGTTTATVLARAIAKEGFEKISKGANPVEIRRGVMLAVDAITAELKKLSKPVTTPEEIAQVATISANGDQEIGNIISDAMKKVGRKGVITVKDGKTLNDELEIIEGMKFDRGYISPYFINTTKGQKCEFQDAYVLISEKKISSVQSIVPALEIANANRKPLVIIAEDVDGEALSTLVLNRLKVGLQVVAVKAPGFGDNRKNQLKDMAIATGGAVFGEEGLNLNVEDIQPHDFGKVGEVIVTKDDTMLLKGKGEKAQIEKRIQEIIEQLEVTTSEYEKEKLNERLAKLSDGVAVLKVGGTSDVEVNEKKDRVTDALNATRAAVEEGIVPGGGCALLRCIPALDALTPANEDQKIGIEIIKRTLRIPAMTIAKNAGVEGSLIVEKILQSPSEVGYDAMLGDFVNMVEKGIIDPTKVVRTALMDAAGVASLLSTAEAVVTEVPKEEKEPAMGGMGGMGGGMGGGMF